In Lycium ferocissimum isolate CSIRO_LF1 chromosome 11, AGI_CSIRO_Lferr_CH_V1, whole genome shotgun sequence, a single genomic region encodes these proteins:
- the LOC132038295 gene encoding uncharacterized mitochondrial protein AtMg00810-like codes for MKDLGELKFFLGIEFTSSENGIHLCQRKYALELVSELGLTDCNPSNTPLEFNHKLTSVEYDILFQPEVAEHDALLPDKGSYQRIVGRLLYLTMTRTDLAFVVQVLSQHMHAPKISHMETAKRVVRYIKGTAGLGLFMPLDGDMKVTAYYDSDWGSCVETKKSVTGYVMKFGGALISWKSKKQQNSFQELRRKISNLEVWPHQVEITWLNGLFKELSLSLRLPITLFCDSKAAI; via the coding sequence ATGAAGGATTTGGGTGAGTTGAAGTTCTTTCTAGGAATAGAATTTACCAGCTCTGAAAATGGGATTCATTTGTGCCAAAGGAAGTATGCACTTGAGTTAGTTTCAGAGTTGGGATTAACTGATTGCAATCCATCTAACACACCTCTTGAATTCAATCACAAACTCACCTCAGTTGAGTATGACATTTTGTTTCAACCTGAAGTAGCTGAGCATGATGCATTGTTGCCTGATAAAGGCAGCTATCAGAGAATTGTTGGTAGACTACTATACCTAACCATGACAAGGACTGATCTAGCCTTTGTGGTTCAGGTTCTAAGCCAGCATATGCATGCACCTAAAATCTCTCATATGGAAACTGCTAAGAGGGTGGTTAGATACATCAAGGGAACTGCTGGTCTTGGTCTGTTTATGCCCTTAGATGGTGACATGAAGGTAACTGCATATTATGACTCAGATTGGGGCTCATGTGTGGAAACAAAAAAGTCAGTTACAGGATATGTGATGAAATTTGGAGGTGCATTGATATCCTGGAAATCCAAGAAACAAcaaaacagtttccaagagTTACGGCGGAAAATTTCCAATTTAGAAGTATGGCCTCATCAAGTCGAAATCACATGGTTGAATGGGTTGTTTAAAGAACTGAGCTTGTCATTGAGGTTACCAATAACTCTATTCTGTGATAGCAAGGCTGCTATATAG